ATCCCTAATGAAAGGAAGAAGATTTGTTCTTTTCTCAAATATGGAAATAAGTGAAAGTATAATGGGACAGAATGATGGCTTCTAATACAAATTAGGGAATTCTGTTGTTAATACAAATAGTGGTCTCACCTCATTAAGTTTTTTATGTAGCTccagaataaaacacaaaaatactttGCCTTCCTGTCATCTTGAAAGTGTTGAGCACTTACGTATAAGGCCAAATACTCAAAGTACGTTGCGATTAAGTAGTCAGGAATCAAACACTTGGGTACAAAATGCTATACTGGAATAGaaagctacttaaaaaaaattttttttttgtattgaagtGTACAGTTGAAAGCTAATTTTGCAAAGTCTGACATAGTGAGGAATTTGTTCTCCCTTTGTGGATTAGCACAGACCCAAACTTGTCCCACCCTAGGTAAAGAAGGCTTTCCTCTTCCTTTGTGGCTTATATTTGCTAAAAGTTGCTGGTTTGTCATAGTCAAGCTAACAAAAGACTTCAGGAAGAAAACCACTCAGGCCTTGGAACCAAATGTCCTGGTGTTGGCTCCTCCTGTATCCCTGCCCAAGTTTAGGTATCTGTAGCCCTAAGAACTCAATCTAAAGATTTCTTTCCAATGAAGAATTCAGTACATTTTCAGGGACATAAGGATGGTTTAGAGAATGTGAGAACTGAGACTCATCcattctccagaaaaacagatCTATAAAAACATTTGCATCTAATAAGGTCAGGGGTTCTACCTGACTATTTGAAGCCAGTTCTTGGGTTCTGCGTACTTTTGCTTTAGAGGAGTGGCATTAGAACTGTATTGTGTTTAATACTGTTTTACTCAATTAGTGCTTAAAATTAGCATGTTAACATGTACTTGATGAAATTGGtagtgtgattttatttttatgtgcagGATTCTGAGTAAGTATCAAGTTTAGATGTAAGGGTTCTTGATGTTTAGCTCAGGCATATTAAACCACAGTAAGTCCACCTGAGAAGCAAGGTTATTTGACCCCTGTTTTATTTGAAATTGATCATTGTAGAGATTTTTGTTCTCTACCAGTGCTTCACAAACTGGGTTTGGATCTGTAAGGGAATTTTGAAATCCATTTAGTGCATCTGACTAGcatcaaaacaaatgaaaatagaccagagtagaaaaaaatacaattatgtATAACATATTATAAGGTTAAGTAGTGACGCTTCTGCTCAGTTGTGTGCATTCCTGTATGTATGCGTGCACGTATACATGCATAAACATTGCATTGGATTGCaatgtgaaaatatttcttaatgtgGGATGTGATTTTAAAAGCTCAAAAGCCATAGTTCTACAGCTCTCTGCTTTTGAGGTTACCTGAATTTCTAATATTTCCGTGTTGttccccgcccccaaccccacccccttGGGGATAGGGTGGGGTGGATGAAGGAGCTGAGCTAGGGTAGAACAGTAGAGAAGCAAATACCTGTGAATCTTTAGGGTTTAAACAATAAAGTTGAGATAGGATTTTACTGATTCAGTATTTTGGTATTGGTAAGGGCAAATTTGCTTTGTGAAGCTTTTAAAAGCTATTATATAACCAGAGGAAAATCCATATACTACACATTTATAGTTGCATTTATTGGACATGTCTAGTTGAGAGAGTGTTACAGCAAATGACATTAAATATTAAGCTATCTGACAGAATCACCTTACTGATTCAAGACTGAAAAGATCTATTTTAAATAACAGCAGCTATCATGGCATTTCTTAGAGCAAACTATTGAGTATTTCCTGTTGAGTGTATGccaaaatgtaagaccaaaaaaatgaaatggtatGCTCTGGGACTTTTGTGGGGAGGTCCATCTgtaggttttggtttgttttttaaagtgaaatagcTTTCAAGAAAGGTCACATAAACAGTAGGTGGTCTTTCAAGAAATGGAATTGTAGATACTAACTTAatggcttctttttttcctttcatttctttcaaaggTTTGGGCCCCATGGGATCCCTGTGACAGTGTTTCCCAAAAGGGAATATAAGGATAAACCCGAAGCCATGCAGCTCCAAAGTAATACATTCCAAGAAGGGACAGAAGTCAAGCGTGAAGTGAATGGTGCTGTTCTCAACGACCCTTCTCCTGTCCCACCTCCTGAGCTCAGCTTGGCCGAAAGCCTGTGGACTTCCAAACCACCACCTCTCTTCCATGAAGGAGCACCTTATCCTCCCCCTTTGTTTATCAGGGACACATATAACCAATCAATACCTCAGCCGCCTCCCCGGAAAATTAAGCGACCCAAACGAAAAATGTACAGGGAAGAACCTACTTCAATAATGAATGCTATTAAACTACGACCCAGGCAAGTTTTGTGTGACAAGTGTAAAAACAGTGTTGTTgctgataaaaaagaaattagaaaaggtGGTAGTGCAAGTGACTCTTCTAAATATGAAGATAAAAAACGGAGAAATGAAAGTGTAACTACTGtgaataaaaaactgaaaactgacCATAAGGTGGATGGGAGAAACCAAAATGAAAGCCAGAAAAGAAATGCTGTGGTTAAGGTTTCAAATATTACTCACAGCAGAGGCAGAGTAGTCAAAGTTTCTGCTCAGGCAAATACATCAAAAGCTCAGTTAAATACTAAAAAAGTGCTCCAGAATAAAAACATGGATCATGCAAAAGCTCGGGAAGTGCTGAAAATTGCCAAAGAAAAGGCACAGAAGAAGCAGAGTGAAACCTCTACATCCAGAAGTGCGCATTCAAAGGTCCATTTCACACGTCGATACCAGAACCCTAGCTCAGGCTCTCTTCCACCCCGGGTTCGTTTAAAGCCCCAGAGATACAGGAATGAAGAAAATGACTCTTCTCTGAAGACCGGGCTGGAGAAAATGCGAAGCAGCAAGATGGCACCCAAGCCCCAGTCCCGTTGCACCTCTACCCGCTCAGCAGGTGAGGCCCCTTCAGAAAGTCAGAGTCCCTCCAAAGGCCCTGAAGAGGCCAGCAGTGGGGttcaggacacaactgaagtgcttGTGCCTGGTGAGCAGGAGGAACCGCAGACCCTGGGCAGAAAGGGCAGCAAAAGCAGTATCTCTGTTTACATGACCCTAAATCAAAAGAAATCTGACTCTTCCAGTGCTTCAGTGTGTAGCATTGATAGCACAGATGATTTGAAATCCTCCAACTCTGAGTGTAGTTCTTCTGAAAGTTTTGATTTTCCTCCAGGCTGTATGCATGCACCTTCCacctccacttcctcctcttcaaaggaagagaaaaagctcAGTAATtccttgaaaatgaaagtctttTCCAAAAACGTCTCTAAGTGCGTCACACCAGATGGCAGGACCATATGTGTAGGGGACATTGTCTGGGCCAAGATATATGGCTTCCCCTGGTGGCCAGCCCGTATTCTTACCATAACTGTGAGCCGGAAAGATAGCGGTCTTTTAGTCCGACAGGAGGCCCGTATTTCATGGTTTGGGTCTCCAACAACATCTTTTCTGGCTCTTTCGCAACTCTCCCCCTTTTTAGAAAACTTCCAGTCACGCTTTAATAAGAAGAGAAAGGGCCTGTATCGCAAGGCTATCACAGAGGCAGCTAAGGCTGCCAAGCAGCTGACCCCTGAAGTGCGGGCTCTGCTGACACAGTTTGAAACGTGAACATGGACAGTAAGGTAGGCAAGAACCTTTGGGAGGCGCCCAGGTTTTCTAGTCTAGTGAGGGGGTAACTTCTATAAGACAGCTTGGCCAAACCCGAGAGAGACTGCACTCAGCTGGCTGCTTTTTTATACTTAACCTTATAGCCATTTTTAGACAGAAGCTTAAACTGAACAAGCAATCAAATTTTGTCTTTAGGAAAGGAGATTTTAgcagtatttttcagttttgaagtCTAAAACCATCCCAGGCATTGGAGCCATAGCctgaactgaaaatgaatttTTGCAGGGACTGTTAATTGCCATTTGTACCTagtactgtgtgtatgtgtatatgtatacacacacgtacgtgtatgtgtgtacatagatgcatacatatataaaatatcgCCTGTCACTGTGTGACACAGGTTGCATATCTGGGATCTTAAGGGCTGGTGAGCTGGGGGGAACAGTGAGGATATTTAATGacttcttgttttttaattaacCAGTACTTTCTATGTGCATAATGGCACAGGAGTTTGACTTGGATGTCTGACAAACTGCGATGCTTGCTGTTGAGTTGCAGACTGGGGAAGCAGCCCAGTACTGAGGATTAAGACTGTAAAGGCTGACTAGGTCTGAATCATCGCACCCTCTCTCTTGTCCAGTGGGGACTTAAAAACTTTCAAACTTCTGGTTTGGGAGTTTAGATAGGTTTGTCTTTGGATATGTAAATAGTTGATTGCTAAATTTGGTCAGATTTCTCCTGACTGACTGGCTGTTCCTAAATTCTTAGGATACGTCCCGATAAATTACACTTTGTGAATTAATTGTCATATATGTAATTGTTGCATTCTGGATGTACCTagtttgataatttttaaaaaaaatttccgtTTAAGGttatctgtttgcaggtcagaaaATGAGAAACTGTAATTGTGTAATgctttgaaatgtaaaaaaaaaaaaagctgtaaataAAATCGACTAAATCcaaattatttgtgtgtgtttctcaAAAAGCTTTGAACAATTTCAGGATGGTAGAAAATTATTCTTTGTAATAGTATatagagaagatgaaaaaaaaatcacctatatTTTCCTATTTGCCCTATCAGGGAATATATAATCTGAGTCTAGATAAAATTCAAATGAGGGACTAACcaatatattcttaaaatgagGTTTTGTAGTTTAGAGGTCTGATAAGCTTCTAGATTTGAGCCTGTCCTCCAGCCAGTTTTTTATAAGTACAGGGGTTTTAATTCATATTTAGCTTTACTATTTCATCgcatgcttcattttttttttggttttacatTTGGGTAATTACAAAGACTCTTCTCTGCTTGATCTCTTCTGCCTCAGGTATCATTGCTTTTGGGGCTTGTAACTTAGCTAACTATTTTCTACATGGTCCATCTGTCCCTAAGATTTGatctcttattttccatttttagctTTTGTATTCTTAGTGAAAAATCTGATGGCCTTTGGAGGCAAGTTTCTCCCAATATTTATAAGTTGCTTTCATATTGTATGCATCCAACTTAACCTTTAAGTATGATATAATGTCAATTTGACACTTTTGGAAACTTGGAACTTTTAAAGAGAGCAACTTTTTGTGGATTCCTAAGTAATCAGTTTGAAATACTGTAGTTCCTATGGAATTATGAAAGGATTTTAATGGAGACTGAGATCAATAGTCTGTCAGCTTCCTTAAGGTAAGGTACTGATTTCTACAAGTAGAATTTCTTCTGGGGAACTCAGTCAATGCTTTTTGATTATAATaaacacacaatttaaaaaaagatatttcacttgAATAGAACATATTCTTTCCTGCAAACAGAAATaactagtattttttaaattctttgattATAATAGGCTGAAAGAAGTTCAGTGTGATTGAGGGGTTTTAAGGAAGTATCTTAAAGGTTTTCAGAGTATTTGTTTCAGATTAGTGAATTTgttcattcagttattttttgaaagtttcaAATCTAAGGTTTAGGAAGTTTTAAACTAGGCAAAGTCACCTAAGTTATGTCATTCCAACGTCTCGTGAAATGATCCAGGTGAGTTTTATCTTAACATGTTTTTGACAGTGGATATTGCTAATGTAGTCAAGTGCTCAGGCAAATGTGCTCTTGTGGGATAAACTAAATTTGTTTCAGAAGCcatggggaaaagaagaaaaaatcatgaTTGTTGAATATAAAAGTCAAACTTAATTTGATACAATCCATACCTTTGAGGAAAAAGTTGAAGCATAATCACAATTGTGCATGATCTCTAATCATGCCAAGTAAGCCCTCAGCTTTAAACCAGCAGTCTGGTATATTTCATCTGAATTTTCAATAAGGAAACTAGTTTGAAAAATTCTGTAATCTTTTAAGATGTACTGTATGTTCTAAACACTGCATACCAATAGCTGCATGCTAAACTGtttttttcaaagagaatttttttaagcAGCTAAGATATATTTATCCAGGGTCCACTGTAGATGGAGATAGAATTGGGTAATTGTAgtcatttttaagtttctttttaatgacaaaaaaggacacttactctttgtcttgtgcttagtcgctcagtcgtgtctgactctttgtgaacccatggactgtagcctgccaggctcctctctgttaGTAGGATttcccaatcaagaatactggagtgggttgccatgccctccttcaggggatctttccaatccagggatcgaacccagggtcccacgttgcaggtggtttctttactgtctgaaccaccaggggagcaaTCTTACTATGGAGACAACCAAGTGGGTATTTTCCCCTGTGCAGAGAGAATACTAGGCTTAGAATACTAGGCCAAGTCTCTAGTGGTCCAAGAAGACTGGTTAGAACAAGATTAGCAAAGGTGAAAAACTAGGCAAAGTAAAAGCTGTGAAGGCTAAAGATGTCTATTTCTAGAAATCTTCAGAAATGTAAAGCATCAGAGTGTGTTTTAGTTTTCTAGAATTTATAGATCAGAAAGGGTCTGGTTTAAATTTGCAAGGAGCTCTTTCTAGATGTGGAACCAGAGATCTGTTATCAGTGAAACAGAGAAAGTAGAATTCACTCGTCTGAAGCCCATTTGCGGGACTTGACACTGTCCCTACTTGGATATTATGAGTAAAGTTTATAGTAATGAGTAGAAAAGACAGGTGGAATATAGATATGAGGGTGGACTGCAGGCAAAGGAATATGGAACTTAAAATCAactaaatgaatatatacattgTCTGAATATCTAATGTGAAAATAGTGAGTTGCACCTCTATTTGAGCCGGTGGTACTTACTAGTGGTTATGCACATTCCTTTATATACATGTACATCTTTTTTATATAGAGTAACTGAGTTGGGAACTGGAATACCTTAAGGAACCAATAATTTGGATCTAAAATTAGATTTTCCCTTTTAAGTTGTTAATTTTTCTACACTCTGTGCTGCACTGGTTCACATTTGTTACTACTCATAGCAGAGAAAAGGCTGGCAAATGTCTAGAAAAGTTGGTAATATGTAAAGTCAGGACAGTGTTCTGATTTGTATCCAGTGGTGGTCTCCAGTAGGGGATTTGCCAGAGAATTCTGAAGACCCTATTTGTAAGTTGGGacaaatttacttttttctttgggACTATACTAGTATGGTTGAtattaaaacagttaaaatgcCTGATAGAATTCAGAAATAGAACAGGAGGCTGGTGCCATGCCACTTGTCAGGAGAAATAAAACAGCTAAGCTGTCTCAGTTACTTTCACCTCGTTCTGACTTAGTTACTAGGCTCTTCAGACTCTATTTGCTTGTGTATGTTTACTGTGTACCTTATTTCAACAAAGAGTGaacagaaatgttaaaagatgAAAGCTTTAGCAGTTACAGTCCTAGGGATATAGATGATGTATGTATCTTTAGTTTTCCAGGATGTCTTGGTGTTTTTACCATGGAGAGTTGATGCTGAGATGAGAAGAGAAACAGCTCAGCTCTTTTGTTTACCTAGTCAAGTAAGAGACTTAACCTTTGTAGACTCAAACAGGGCCTTTTTCCTGTTTACTTTTTTTGTGACTGTAGGTGGAACTCATTTCTTCTCTTATATTAATAGAGCATTGTAATTTgctgggattttatttttttggtatttaaaaactcattaaGTATACCTAACCcagtttaccattttaaccagttCTGTGGCATTGAGCGCACCCACACTGTTGAGTAGTCGTCACTACCATCCCTCTGTAATTTGGTTTGGGTAGCAATCGTCTAAGTTTGGATGGCGTTGTTCTGGCAGCCTGGTTTCCAGCATTCCTTCCTCACCAACCTACACTCCTGCACTGCACCTACTGGTGCCCACTTTTAAGAACTATAACTACCTCTtggtaaaatttttaagtaattttatttaccAGAGTAGGTTTTGGGTTAAAACCGTCACTTCCTAATGACAAACAATTTTGTGAATGtgaaaatcatttaaatgatTTTAGTACTGGAATTAGTTTCCAAAACTTTTTTTACATGTCATCACACTCTTTACCATATTTTCATAATATGGGTACTGTTTTTACACTTTTTATGTCAGTACTACTAATGAAAAAACAGATATTCTTTGACAAATGTAGATAATTCTGTTTGGAATTCTAAGATCATCTTGTTTACCACACTCTGGTAGGAAATACTGAATTTTTATACCCTGTCTTAAAATTCATCTTGGATAGAGTTAGGTTTTAATGCATCTAATTAATCTCTGAAAAAACTGATTGCCAAACTTGAATTTTTTCTTATACGATCCTGTGTCATGCTAGCATAAAGACTGGTTGTGGGGATGtgtaaaggaaatgaaaccaggATTTATCAAAAGAGTGAATTTCAGTCAAATTCTCACTGTTCACTGAATAAATTAGATGGCTGTAGTATATGTAGTCTAACTTGTGGGCCTTTTGTTTTAGACATTTTGGTTTGTGAAACAATTTCATAAAACTTTGATGTTGAAAACTGGCCAGTTCTAAAATTACTTGTCTTTAAGCTTAACATAAATATTCTTGTAAGTTTTTGATATTTGTAAgatctcattaaaaaataagttgaaaacaCAGCCATTATTTAAGTATGGAGTTTTCCTTATAAGAATGTGACAGTTAACTTCCTTTTATTGACTTAGAAATCTTAGAGTGCTTTTATTGCCAGAACCGTAATTAAACCtccttatgatttttttctacCCAGTGCAGCTATCTAGAAGTAAAACTAGGTACCCCTAGTTACATAGCCAAAGTGTTATGgctgtattataatttttttcatgtaaactAAAAAAACTTGTAATTATAATGCACATCAAGTTTTACCAAGGgctttttgttgtttaaatatttaagataattttgtAATCCTCAGTATCCCTCACTTAGTTTTCTGCAGCACAAAGATTTGCTTAAAAGCTACTGAAAAAGTTGATAAATGTGCTGCCTAAGTGAGCACAAAAGCTACTGAAAAACCTTGGAAGGAGTACATCCCCTTCCTACCCTCGCCCGGTTTCCCCAGGTACTTTCCCTATTATACTTTACAAtagggtccccccacccccacccccgcttgCCTGgggagacttcatttttttttttaagaaatgtgagAGGATCATCCTGTTGAGTGTAAATGATAGAAATGGATACTTATGAGAATATAACTTGACAGATGCAGGTGAGCTGGAGTGTTTGTTAACATTTTTGCACTAATAGTGCTTGGTATCAGTCTTTTAATTGAGCAAATGAtcgttctttttcacttttcaggcaCATGGTGGAAAGTACAGGCTCTTGAGCTAAGACTTCCTAGGCAAAGCCTGACTTGGATCTGCCACTTCCAAGCTGTGTGATCCTAGGCAGGTTACTTCAGTGTCatgatctgtgaaatggggagaaaaatAGCACCTCTTCAAAAGGTAACTGTGAGAATTTAAATGATCAGTGCCATAAAGTGCCTGGCCGTAAGACTTAACATTAAATACTTGCTGTTACAACTACCACTTTCTGTATGTGGCATAGAAATTTCATTCTGGTGGCTTTGGATAGTATCTTTCTGCAACATACATGCAGtataaacttcttttaaaaagtgttaaattttcttgtctgaaagtgaaagtgaagtcgctcagttatgtccgactctgcgaccccatggactgtagcccaccaggctcctccatccatggaattttccaggcaagagtattggagtgggttgccattttcttatctgaaaatcCCACTAATCATAGTATGATCAGATACCTAAAAGTGGCATGATCTGAGTAGTCTCAACAGTCACCTGTGAAGAGCAACTAGGTTGGAGGTCACGGAGGTTACAGTGAGGAGAAGTCCGTGAACATTGCAGCTCTTGAATGAGGAAGAGTAACTGTGCTTCAGACATTTGTGTGCTAATGACCAGTCACCATCTCAGAAGGCCTTCAAAGGCATGAGCAGTGTCTGAGCTGGGGGGCACAGTGGGGCAGAGGTCCTCTTAGGAAGACTTTCCAAAGGCATTAGAACCACAGAGGTGTACTTGTCAGCTTTTAAGTAGCATAAATTAGCgttttttggttttcttgttttcctggaacctcagtgtttattattttaaaattttgccaatTGGTAAAAAAGTGGACATTAACTTGAACATTCCTTCTTAGTGCCACTGGTATGATTGAGTAGGAGATTGTTTCCCATTTCTAGCAGGGAAATACCTCACATTCCAAGGCCTTGATCTGTGTGTGCTGTGGTTGTATTTTCCAGAGGGTAGTCATTTCTATCCACAGCTCATTTTTGAGGTGCTGTTGTTTACCAACCTGTGATTTCCCCTCACCATTTAGTTTTTAGCAGGGAGTCCAGCTGGGAGTGGCACATCTTGGTGGGAGTCTTGGAATGCTGGGAAGAACTATGCAGTTTGTCTAAAACCCTAAAAAAGAACCAGTTAGAAAAACAGTGTTGAGGCTGAAAAACCAGAATGTCTATTGTAAAATGTTTTTCCTGGTGGTTCATGTTGCATCATGCTACACTGCATTAAGAGAGGCGGCAGGATGTATATAATTTTAGTTCTTTAGTTATTAATTCTGGGCTTTGCTCTAAGAGCGTGACCtcctcttcttcatttcttcatgtgCTCTAAAAAAGGAAAATCCTTACCCTCTTCTGGTTTGCCCCTTTATGCCTTTGCTTGCATCCCAGGGAATAGTTGCGATTGTAGCATATAAGCTTTTCTcttaaaaaggacaaaaataagtAATTTCCAATGAAATCCTGCCTTTCATGAAGTTCTTCTATTTACTACCTCACTGTCAGGTTTTCCTGGTTCTTCCTAATGGATCCTGTGtggtcaattctaaagaaaaaccTTGAGACCCTAAAAGCATTGAGGGGAAACTCAGCCTTAGCACAAAACACTCACAGGCCAGGCTCTGTAGACTGGGGTCTTGCATGTTAATATTTTACACAGCATTTCTGGGCACTGGTGGGATTAATGCATAGGGTAAGATTATTCTTTGATGCAGCTTTTTTGACCCTCCTCTTGCCTAGAAGTGAAAAGGAGATTCTTTAGAATGATTGTTGAAACCTAAGTTTTACCCATGGAGGGAGAGGTTCAAAAGAAAACTCTTTGTGCATTCATATTTCTACTTGTGTGATTGCTGTTGGGTTATAGCTAATAGTATATTTGTTTTCCCATAAACAAAAGGGTAAATAACCTCATTATTGAACCTCATTTATTAAGAAATCTGTTCTTGAGTTAAAATTCAGTAAGCATGTTTATAGATAAGGTGTGTAAAGTTTCTTTTACAGTATCAGAAAAGCCTTTTTTAAGGTTTTGATTAGCTACTATTTCTGATTTAGAACTTAAAATATTATAGGGACTGAACATTATCTAAATCAGTGATCCCAGAGTTGCCTACACTGATATGATACATGAGTGTTTCTTACTTATACTGTACTTAAAgtagagaaaaaaggaaacaagcaaATAGGTTAATAAAAAAGAAGGCTTAACAGTAACCCTTCGCTTAGTGTTTGGTCTGTCTTCTGATAGCCTCAGAGACGTCACAGTAAGTTCAGCTGTTGAATGGTACGCAGAGGTGCCACTGGCGTTATAGAGAAAGGGATTCAGGCAGTTTTGGCGATTCTTCAAAGCAGTCTCTGAGCTTGTTAATGATATGATACAGGTAGGGATGACAGCTTTGGCCCTTGTTGAATACAGAGACAATCAGGACTGTTTCACCACTAGGCTAGTGTTAGGCTAGTACAAAATTTTTGTCAGGAGAATTAAACCGTGAGTTAGCTTTGGCAGGCAACATTTTCATGAGCCTTAAGGCATTTTGTGGCTCAACTGACTTGGGCTGGAGAGTGCCCTCTCCTGGCCAAGACTTGTGTGTACACACCTCAAGTCTACCAGCGCTTCCCATTGTGTGAAGCCAGCAAGCTATCTAGAATAAATTCATTAAGAAAATTCAACTGAATtttagtctatttttatttttttggtaaatggATGAAAAAGAACTCAAATGCTCTATTTTTGTTAACTTGGTTTTTTCTACCATAGGTCTCAACAAATGGCAGCTATTACATCAGACAGTGACGAGTCCTGCTGCTCCCTTAGTGTGACAGACCACTGTGGATTCAGACTGGGAGCATTGAAGTTAACAGTGAGACGGGCAGGTCTGTCTGTGTTAAGCCCTGCCACAAAGTGAAGAGGGCATCATGTCATCACTTACCATTCCCTAAGTAGATTAGGCTAGACATAAAAGAATGCACtggttctttttcctttgttttcattgaCCTTGGTAGCTGGGTGTACCTCAGACTGGTGATAGTTTTTGTGAGTGAAAATAGCTTTCAGTCAGTATTACTTGTTTTGTTAAAAGAAAGGAGAGCCGCCTTCAGAGCAATGCATGAATGGAGAGGAGTTACCTCCTAGGGTGGGAGAGGCTGGGTGGCCAGTTGCAGAATTATGTCAAGTAGCGACTGAGGCTCCACAGAACGTCAATTAGCGGACTTGTCTTTTCTCCGCCTTTTGTCTCTTTCATATTCATTACTTTAACTATTTAGTCATTACTTAATATGTAagaatatatatctgtatatgaaCATACACTTAGTGAATTAAATCAACCTCAAAACCATTGTAATTTACATAAGGCAAATCAAAATTCAAGATGGTGGCAAAAGATAATGCTGAAGTACAGCTGTAATCTGTTTCTTCACATTTAGTAAAACCTCCTTGAATAATGCACAAAAAGCTTCTTTGGGGCTTTTGAACTGAAGGAAGGGCTTAGGGATTTTT
This genomic window from Cervus canadensis isolate Bull #8, Minnesota chromosome 4, ASM1932006v1, whole genome shotgun sequence contains:
- the PWWP2A gene encoding PWWP domain-containing protein 2A isoform X4, which translates into the protein MAAVAAEAAATAASPGEGGAGEAEPEMEPIPGSEAGTDPLPVTATEASVPDGEADGQQSSPQADEPPLPPPPPPPGELARSPEAAGLELEPEEKLPARVVEPAAAAPQEGPSLPPSPAPPPEEPPAPEERQEPPLPQPAAPALVPPAGGDSAVSQLIPGSEVRVTLDHIIEDALVVSFRLGEKLFSGVLMDLSKRFGPHGIPVTVFPKREYKDKPEAMQLQSNTFQEGTEVKREVNGAVLNDPSPVPPPELSLAESLWTSKPPPLFHEGAPYPPPLFIRDTYNQSIPQPPPRKIKRPKRKMYREEPTSIMNAIKLRPRQVLCDKCKNSVVADKKEIRKGGSASDSSKYEDKKRRNESVTTVNKKLKTDHKVDGRNQNESQKRNAVVKVSNITHSRGRVVKVSAQANTSKAQLNTKKVLQNKNMDHAKAREVLKIAKEKAQKKQSETSTSRSAHSKVHFTRRYQNPSSGSLPPRVRLKPQRYRNEENDSSLKTGLEKMRSSKMAPKPQSRCTSTRSAVYLNECKKEATGVSPWECWHVTAHKRVLMESSVSSRLLSRQQRVTGNCHSPH
- the PWWP2A gene encoding PWWP domain-containing protein 2A isoform X7, whose protein sequence is MAAVAAEAAATAASPGEGGAGEAEPEMEPIPGSEAGTDPLPVTATEASVPDGEADGQQSSPQADEPPLPPPPPPPGELARSPEAAGLELEPEEKLPARVVEPAAAAPQEGPSLPPSPAPPPEEPPAPEERQEPPLPQPAAPALVPPAGGDSAVSQLIPGSEVRVTLDHIIEDALVVSFRLGEKLFSGVLMDLSKRFGPHGIPVTVFPKREYKDKPEAMQLQSNTFQEGTEVKREVNGAVLNDPSPVPPPELSLAESLWTSKPPPLFHEGAPYPPPLFIRDTYNQSIPQPPPRKIKRPKRKMYREEPTSIMNAIKLRPRQVLCDKCKNSVVADKKEIRKGGSASDSSKYEDKKRRNESVTTVNKKLKTDHKVDGRNQNESQKRNAVVKVSNITHSRGRVVKVSAQANTSKAQLNTKKVLQNKNMDHAKAREVLKIAKEKAQKKQSETSTSRSAHSKVHFTRRYQNPSSGSLPPRVRLKPQRYRNEENDSSLKTGLEKMRSSKMAPKPQSRCTSTRSAAQRH
- the PWWP2A gene encoding PWWP domain-containing protein 2A isoform X6, whose translation is MQLQSNTFQEGTEVKREVNGAVLNDPSPVPPPELSLAESLWTSKPPPLFHEGAPYPPPLFIRDTYNQSIPQPPPRKIKRPKRKMYREEPTSIMNAIKLRPRQVLCDKCKNSVVADKKEIRKGGSASDSSKYEDKKRRNESVTTVNKKLKTDHKVDGRNQNESQKRNAVVKVSNITHSRGRVVKVSAQANTSKAQLNTKKVLQNKNMDHAKAREVLKIAKEKAQKKQSETSTSRSAHSKVHFTRRYQNPSSGSLPPRVRLKPQRYRNEENDSSLKTGLEKMRSSKMAPKPQSRCTSTRSAGEAPSESQSPSKGPEEASSGVQDTTEVLVPGEQEEPQTLGRKGSKSSISVYMTLNQKKSDSSSASVCSIDSTDDLKSSNSECSSSESFDFPPGCMHAPSTSTSSSSKEEKKLSNSLKMKVFSKNVSKCVTPDGRTICVGDIVWAKIYGFPWWPARILTITVSRKDSGLLVRQEARISWFGSPTTSFLALSQLSPFLENFQSRFNKKRKGLYRKAITEAAKAAKQLTPEVRALLTQFET